The following proteins come from a genomic window of Streptomyces sp. NBC_01716:
- a CDS encoding RHS repeat domain-containing protein: protein MGEPLLTQLKSQRGEVGSAAGEVDGDQVGGDTRCSARTSYTLDGKEASLTGPDGAKWTYEYDLFGRRTPATDPDKGEATTVYNTLDQVVKVTDSRGESVLTSYDEIGRITGTWAGSKTDANQLTAHTYDGLVKGKPQASTRYVGGKSGQAYTREATAFDSLDRATGTRLTLPANDPLVKAGAPATIEFATAFNSDGTKLNSTEPALGGLESETVDYGYTSLGQVKSIMGSTGYLLTTDYSALGQPQQLVLGRANTEADKKAFLTHTYEEGTGRLTRSHVTDQTHPYMLQDLNYTFDQASNVTAIADPTLLGGSGKAETQCFTYDGFRRLTEAWTPNSQKCADERSANSLSGPAPYWTGYTYDTAGQRKTETQHKSGSDATTTYCYMSAQPHVLTGTSDDNDCVTPDRAYAADEAGNTVKRPGGAGAQTLDWNTEGKLGKITEGAKGTDYLYDADGSLLIRNERNGERVLYAGGTELHLKADGKFWAQRFYGTKDLTVAVRSNQSGTNKLQYLAGDHHGTSSLAIASDTQAVTKRYMTVFGGERAGTIGEWGNDRGFLGKTHDKATGLTHVDAREYDSTLGRFISVDPLLEPAKHQSLNGYSYAENNPATLSDPSGMASFTCQKADCSPDVIESESTVAPPLSIGGATGSAGNNPLGVTSSLGSPVLQPRPLLLGPDPIPPLFAGEQYPLLTMLDEMYKNISTKSGKLANNKHGGDGPWTLAFRWLWGSSEGNTTVPDRSYDGDDEITKALIKSSGMEDVRGSVAAQFRVNRKKKGDETVKRHKEPRRRRSQLGADGQCVPLRPRWTCHRKGRPRSPGCSGVVRREIRDHQEQGKHTDGQISRSDGHKQ from the coding sequence GTGGGCGAGCCACTTCTCACGCAGTTGAAGAGTCAGCGTGGCGAAGTCGGTTCCGCCGCGGGCGAGGTTGATGGCGATCAGGTCGGCGGGGATACGCGATGCTCCGCCCGGACCAGCTACACCCTGGACGGCAAAGAGGCCTCGCTCACCGGCCCGGACGGCGCCAAGTGGACCTACGAGTACGATCTGTTCGGTCGTAGAACCCCGGCGACGGACCCTGACAAGGGCGAAGCCACGACCGTCTACAACACACTCGACCAGGTGGTCAAGGTCACCGATTCCCGTGGCGAATCGGTACTTACCTCATACGACGAGATCGGCCGCATCACCGGCACCTGGGCAGGCAGCAAAACCGACGCCAACCAGCTCACTGCCCACACGTACGACGGCTTGGTCAAGGGGAAACCGCAAGCATCCACCCGCTACGTCGGCGGCAAGTCGGGACAGGCGTACACACGTGAGGCCACAGCCTTCGACAGCCTCGACCGAGCAACAGGCACACGGCTCACACTGCCCGCCAACGACCCGCTCGTGAAAGCCGGCGCCCCTGCCACGATCGAATTCGCAACAGCATTCAACAGCGACGGCACCAAACTCAACTCCACCGAACCCGCCCTTGGTGGCCTGGAGTCCGAGACCGTCGACTACGGCTACACCTCGCTCGGCCAGGTCAAATCGATCATGGGCAGCACCGGGTACCTCCTGACCACCGACTACTCGGCTCTCGGACAACCACAGCAATTGGTCCTCGGCCGTGCCAATACCGAGGCAGATAAGAAGGCATTCCTCACCCATACCTATGAGGAAGGCACCGGTCGCCTGACCCGTAGCCACGTCACCGACCAAACGCACCCGTACATGCTGCAGGATCTCAACTACACGTTCGACCAGGCCAGCAACGTCACAGCCATCGCCGACCCGACCCTGCTCGGCGGCAGCGGCAAGGCCGAGACACAGTGCTTCACATACGACGGCTTCCGCCGTCTCACCGAAGCATGGACTCCCAACTCCCAGAAGTGCGCCGACGAACGCAGCGCAAACAGCCTCTCCGGACCCGCGCCCTATTGGACTGGTTACACCTACGACACCGCTGGCCAGCGGAAGACGGAGACCCAGCACAAATCCGGCAGCGACGCGACAACCACCTACTGCTATATGTCCGCCCAGCCGCACGTGCTGACCGGGACCAGCGACGACAACGACTGCGTCACGCCGGACCGCGCCTACGCCGCCGACGAGGCAGGTAACACGGTCAAGCGCCCAGGCGGCGCCGGAGCCCAGACCCTGGACTGGAACACGGAAGGAAAACTAGGCAAAATCACCGAAGGAGCCAAGGGGACAGACTATCTGTACGACGCGGACGGCAGCCTGCTCATCCGTAACGAGAGGAACGGCGAACGGGTCCTCTACGCCGGAGGAACGGAACTGCACCTCAAAGCCGACGGAAAGTTCTGGGCTCAACGCTTCTACGGCACAAAGGACTTGACCGTAGCCGTTCGCTCCAACCAGTCGGGCACCAACAAGCTCCAGTACCTGGCGGGAGACCATCACGGCACCTCCAGCCTCGCCATCGCATCCGACACCCAGGCAGTCACCAAGCGATATATGACCGTGTTCGGAGGTGAACGCGCAGGCACCATCGGCGAATGGGGCAACGATCGAGGCTTCCTGGGCAAGACGCACGACAAAGCCACTGGACTGACGCACGTCGACGCTCGTGAATACGATTCGACACTCGGCCGGTTCATCAGCGTCGATCCACTTCTGGAGCCGGCGAAGCACCAATCGCTCAACGGCTACAGCTACGCGGAGAATAACCCAGCCACCCTGTCCGACCCGTCCGGCATGGCCTCGTTCACCTGCCAGAAGGCGGACTGCTCTCCCGACGTCATCGAGTCGGAATCCACTGTCGCACCTCCGCTTTCGATCGGCGGCGCCACTGGCTCCGCAGGGAACAACCCGCTGGGCGTCACGTCCTCCTTGGGCTCTCCCGTTCTGCAGCCGCGCCCACTCCTCCTGGGACCCGACCCCATCCCGCCCCTGTTCGCCGGCGAGCAGTATCCGCTCCTGACAATGCTGGATGAAATGTACAAAAACATCTCCACGAAGTCCGGAAAGCTCGCGAACAACAAACACGGCGGCGACGGCCCCTGGACCCTGGCGTTCCGCTGGCTGTGGGGCAGTTCCGAGGGCAACACCACCGTCCCTGACAGGTCCTACGACGGCGACGACGAGATAACCAAGGCACTGATCAAGAGTTCCGGCATGGAGGACGTCAGGGGATCAGTGGCCGCCCAGTTCAGAGTCAACAGAAAAAAGAAAGGAGACGAAACGGTAAAACGTCACAAAGAACCGCGACGGCGAAGATCTCAACTTGGCGCAGATGGCCAATGTGTACCTCTCCGACCTCGGTGGACTTGTCATCGGAAAGGACGACCGCGAAGCCCAGGGTGTTCTGGGGTCGTACGACGTGAGATACGAGATCACCAAGAGCAAGGGAAACACACTGACGGTCAAATATCACGCTCGGACGGACATAAACAATGA